In one window of Halomarina pelagica DNA:
- a CDS encoding class I SAM-dependent methyltransferase codes for MSSAGDPGAGDDFQRYLRAKRTVDDRAIDRRVFDRLREELAGRESLRVLDVGAGLGASLRRFLARDALPDRVEYVLVDRDGATLAAARETLPARAGELGYEASKDESPDGGVLLSRDDERVRVEFVRGDALAVASDREREYDLLVGQAFLDLVDPAALSDLLSCLRAGGLWYFPITYDGGTRFAPAHPLDDAVERAYHAHMDAQPKAGSAAGRAVFGALPDRAAVLAAAGSDWVVYPRDRGYPDDEAYFLRYVLDTVAGAVGERATDPNATDGGAAALDPDALDDWLATRRGQVEAGELTYVAHQLDLLGRVE; via the coding sequence GTGAGTTCGGCGGGCGACCCGGGGGCGGGAGACGACTTCCAGCGCTACCTCCGGGCGAAGCGGACCGTGGACGACCGCGCGATCGACCGCCGGGTGTTCGACCGACTCCGCGAGGAACTCGCGGGTCGGGAGTCGCTCCGCGTCCTCGACGTGGGCGCGGGGCTCGGCGCGTCGCTTCGCCGGTTTCTCGCGCGCGACGCGCTCCCCGACCGCGTCGAGTACGTCCTCGTTGATCGGGACGGGGCGACCCTGGCGGCGGCCCGGGAGACGCTTCCCGCGCGGGCGGGCGAACTGGGCTACGAAGCGTCGAAGGACGAGTCGCCCGACGGTGGCGTACTCCTCTCTCGCGACGACGAGCGCGTGCGCGTCGAGTTCGTCCGCGGCGACGCGCTCGCCGTCGCGTCCGACCGCGAGCGCGAGTACGATCTGCTCGTCGGGCAGGCCTTCCTCGACCTCGTCGACCCCGCCGCGCTGTCGGATCTCCTGTCCTGTCTCCGCGCCGGCGGTCTCTGGTACTTCCCCATCACCTACGACGGCGGGACGCGGTTCGCGCCGGCGCACCCCCTGGACGACGCCGTCGAGCGGGCCTACCACGCGCACATGGACGCCCAGCCGAAGGCCGGAAGCGCCGCCGGGCGGGCCGTCTTCGGCGCGCTCCCCGACCGCGCCGCCGTCCTCGCCGCGGCGGGGTCCGACTGGGTCGTCTACCCCCGGGATCGCGGCTACCCGGACGACGAGGCGTACTTCCTGCGGTACGTCCTCGACACCGTCGCGGGGGCGGTCGGCGAGCGGGCGACCGACCCGAACGCGACCGACGGCGGCGCGGCGGCCCTCGACCCCGACGCGCTGGACGACTGGCTGGCGACGCGACGCGGGCAGGTCGAGGCGGGCGAGTTGACGTACGTCGCCCACCAGCTCGACCTGCTGGGGCGGGTGGAATGA
- a CDS encoding DUF7344 domain-containing protein, with product MATRSHAAELPGEVVDDLLAAPRRRRLLALLYRRDGPTALSTLAAHIAATEAGVPVEDVAGEDRTAVWWALHEEDLPKLLATDVVAYDSTRDALSLSRAASQFEERLAGLSADGR from the coding sequence ATGGCGACGAGATCACACGCCGCGGAGCTTCCGGGGGAGGTCGTGGACGACCTGCTCGCCGCGCCGCGTCGCCGCCGGTTGCTGGCGCTGCTCTATCGCCGCGACGGTCCGACGGCGCTCTCGACGCTCGCGGCGCACATCGCGGCGACGGAGGCTGGCGTCCCCGTCGAGGACGTCGCGGGCGAGGACCGGACGGCGGTCTGGTGGGCGCTCCACGAGGAGGACCTGCCGAAGCTGCTGGCGACCGACGTGGTGGCCTACGACTCGACGCGCGACGCGCTCTCGCTCTCGCGGGCGGCGTCCCAGTTCGAGGAGCGGTTGGCGGGGCTCTCGGCGGACGGCCGGTAG
- a CDS encoding GTP cyclohydrolase III, giving the protein MTSTQVTLVQIDNYGPWTVTPEPRREVDLQTLQSRLYADLSQLFGNREGYVFFTRFDNMIAVTNGLDRDAHALIQESVGNRYPVTISLGVAVDERPIDALGRASALLQDAGSAQDETRQEILQGDPLPQAERGPGDVQIAHFDVNDATGKYTDQLNAFDTFIHIEQGYAELMRYMRNAHDSLSFFVGGDNVIAVCPSLDEAEYRDAVEHVRDMVGVELKVGVGRARTAQDAGMQAKHALEVCRERETDVELDWDGPTP; this is encoded by the coding sequence GTGACGAGCACACAGGTCACCCTCGTTCAGATCGACAACTACGGTCCGTGGACGGTCACGCCGGAACCCCGGCGGGAGGTCGACCTCCAGACGCTCCAGTCGCGCCTCTACGCCGACCTCTCCCAGCTGTTCGGCAACCGCGAGGGGTACGTCTTCTTCACCCGCTTCGACAACATGATCGCGGTGACGAACGGCCTCGACCGCGACGCCCACGCGCTGATCCAGGAGTCGGTGGGCAACCGCTACCCGGTGACGATCAGCCTCGGCGTCGCGGTCGACGAGCGGCCGATCGACGCGCTCGGCCGGGCGAGCGCCCTGTTGCAGGACGCTGGAAGCGCACAGGACGAGACCCGACAGGAGATCCTCCAGGGCGACCCGCTCCCCCAGGCCGAGCGCGGCCCCGGAGACGTGCAGATCGCCCACTTCGACGTGAACGACGCGACGGGGAAGTACACCGACCAGCTCAACGCCTTCGACACGTTCATCCACATCGAGCAGGGGTACGCCGAACTCATGCGCTACATGCGAAACGCCCACGACTCGCTGTCCTTCTTCGTCGGGGGCGACAACGTCATCGCGGTCTGTCCGTCCCTCGACGAGGCGGAGTACCGGGACGCCGTGGAGCACGTCCGGGACATGGTCGGCGTCGAACTCAAGGTGGGCGTCGGACGCGCTCGAACGGCCCAGGACGCCGGCATGCAGGCGAAACACGCCCTCGAGGTCTGCCGCGAGCGTGAGACCGACGTCGAACTGGACTGGGACGGACCGACGCCGTGA
- a CDS encoding CBS domain-containing protein, giving the protein MDGSVTVRDAMTRTYVGVTEGDTLAETAELLVEEDATCAVVLRGREPIGVVGQADVLAAYVRGDADRSTVSDVMNTDVATVPPGTSVRDASNRFTGQIHRLLVTDGDELLGVLTERDILTVPHGTDSFDDEMHSSTPNYGEQGICEGCGTLTRSLEVADGLALCADCRDT; this is encoded by the coding sequence ATGGATGGGAGTGTCACCGTCCGGGATGCGATGACCCGGACGTACGTGGGCGTGACGGAGGGGGACACCCTCGCCGAGACCGCGGAGTTGCTCGTCGAAGAGGACGCGACCTGCGCGGTCGTGCTGCGCGGACGCGAACCGATCGGCGTCGTCGGCCAGGCGGACGTGCTCGCGGCGTACGTCCGGGGCGACGCCGATCGATCGACCGTCTCGGACGTGATGAACACGGACGTCGCGACCGTCCCGCCCGGGACCTCGGTTCGCGACGCGAGCAACCGGTTCACCGGGCAGATCCACCGGCTGCTCGTCACCGACGGCGACGAACTCCTCGGCGTCCTCACCGAGCGGGACATCCTCACCGTTCCCCACGGAACCGACTCGTTCGACGACGAGATGCACTCCTCGACGCCGAACTACGGCGAGCAGGGCATCTGCGAGGGGTGCGGAACGCTCACCCGATCGCTCGAGGTCGCCGACGGCCTGGCGCTCTGTGCGGACTGTCGCGACACCTGA
- a CDS encoding ABC transporter substrate-binding protein, giving the protein MRHGIDRRHFLKGAGVAGATLVAGCLGGGGDGGDGGNGSGNGGGGGGGGGGGGGELRVGVLMPLTGDLGTLGKPIARGAELPVKQLQNADTNFQVSSQTEDTATDPNQGVTSAETLVNSGFVAVTGAASSSVTIRAANEVFVPNEVCACSPASTSPEITNLDDDGLIFRTPPADDIQGKVLAQVAADEGAKSASTLFVNNDYGQLLSQSFADAFQNAQGGTVQQTVSFQSGQSSYSSQLQQALGGDPDLLLVIAYPESGIQLFRDFYSGFDTGLPVLVTDGLRDGTLPTEVGNAMANVKGTAPSASGPGQDFFVKQWEEQYGGSPGVFTAQAYDATAALLLAQAAAGEQSGPAIAEQMQTVANPEGEKFGPDKLAEALEAAGNGDDVNYQGASSTVEFDENGDLQTATYELFGFKKGGGVETLDTIEFSG; this is encoded by the coding sequence ATGCGACATGGCATCGACAGACGGCATTTCCTGAAGGGAGCGGGGGTCGCGGGCGCGACGCTCGTAGCGGGGTGTCTCGGCGGCGGCGGTGACGGCGGCGACGGTGGAAACGGCTCCGGAAACGGAGGCGGCGGCGGAGGCGGAGGCGGTGGCGGCGGCGGCGAACTCCGCGTCGGCGTCCTCATGCCGCTCACGGGCGACCTCGGGACGCTCGGCAAGCCCATCGCCCGGGGGGCGGAACTCCCCGTGAAGCAACTGCAGAACGCCGACACCAACTTCCAGGTCTCCTCGCAGACCGAGGACACGGCGACGGACCCCAACCAGGGGGTGACGTCGGCGGAGACGCTCGTGAACTCGGGCTTCGTGGCGGTCACCGGCGCTGCGTCGTCGAGCGTGACCATACGGGCGGCGAACGAGGTGTTCGTCCCGAACGAGGTCTGCGCGTGCTCTCCGGCCAGTACCTCGCCTGAGATCACGAACCTCGACGACGACGGGCTCATCTTCCGCACGCCGCCCGCGGACGACATCCAGGGGAAGGTGCTCGCGCAGGTGGCGGCCGACGAGGGCGCGAAGAGCGCGTCGACGCTGTTCGTCAACAACGACTACGGGCAGTTGCTCTCGCAGTCGTTCGCCGACGCGTTCCAGAACGCGCAGGGCGGCACCGTCCAGCAGACCGTGTCGTTCCAGTCGGGACAGTCGAGCTACTCCTCGCAGCTACAGCAGGCGCTCGGGGGCGATCCCGACCTCCTGCTGGTCATCGCCTACCCCGAGAGCGGCATCCAGCTGTTCCGTGACTTCTACTCCGGGTTCGACACCGGCCTCCCGGTCCTCGTGACCGACGGCCTGCGCGACGGCACGCTCCCGACCGAGGTGGGGAACGCGATGGCGAACGTGAAGGGGACCGCCCCCAGCGCCAGCGGGCCGGGCCAGGACTTCTTCGTCAAGCAGTGGGAGGAACAGTACGGCGGTTCTCCGGGCGTGTTCACCGCCCAGGCGTACGACGCGACGGCGGCGCTCCTGCTCGCGCAGGCGGCCGCGGGCGAGCAGTCCGGGCCGGCGATCGCAGAGCAGATGCAGACCGTCGCCAACCCGGAGGGCGAGAAGTTCGGCCCCGACAAGCTGGCCGAGGCGCTCGAAGCCGCCGGTAACGGCGACGACGTCAACTACCAGGGCGCGTCGAGCACCGTCGAGTTCGACGAGAACGGCGACCTCCAGACGGCCACGTACGAGCTGTTCGGCTTCAAGAAGGGCGGCGGGGTCGAGACGCTCGACACGATCGAGTTCAGCGGCTGA
- a CDS encoding ABC transporter ATP-binding protein encodes MSGTEPEAAGEAEPTDPTDGTATDGRATAATAGEPEDGLLVVRGLDAGYGDLQVLSDLDLTVGEGEYVTIVGPNGAGKSTAMKSVFGLTTHMGGEITFDGHDIAGLVPEEVIHYGIGYVPQNDNVFPSLSVEENLEMGAYILDAVPRDRLEAVYDRFPILRERDTQKAGTLSGGQRQMLAMGRALMLDPQLLLLDEPSAGLAPDLVDEMFDRIDAINDAGTAVLMVEQNAKEALRRCDRGYVLVNGRNRFVDTGDALLADEEVRREFLGG; translated from the coding sequence ATGAGCGGGACGGAACCGGAGGCGGCGGGCGAAGCGGAGCCGACGGATCCGACGGACGGGACGGCGACCGACGGACGGGCGACCGCGGCGACGGCGGGCGAACCCGAAGACGGGTTGCTCGTGGTCCGCGGACTCGACGCCGGCTACGGCGACCTGCAGGTGCTCTCCGACCTCGACCTCACCGTCGGCGAGGGTGAGTACGTCACCATCGTCGGCCCGAACGGCGCGGGCAAGTCGACCGCCATGAAGTCCGTCTTCGGGCTGACGACCCACATGGGCGGCGAGATCACCTTCGACGGCCACGACATCGCCGGGCTGGTCCCCGAGGAGGTGATCCACTACGGCATCGGCTACGTCCCCCAGAACGACAACGTCTTCCCGTCGCTGTCGGTCGAGGAGAACCTGGAGATGGGGGCGTACATCCTCGACGCCGTGCCCCGGGATCGACTCGAAGCGGTCTACGACCGCTTTCCGATCCTGCGCGAGCGCGACACGCAGAAGGCGGGGACGCTGTCGGGGGGCCAGCGGCAGATGCTCGCGATGGGGCGGGCGCTGATGCTCGATCCCCAACTCCTGTTGCTCGACGAACCCTCGGCGGGACTCGCGCCGGACCTCGTCGACGAGATGTTCGACCGCATCGACGCGATCAACGACGCCGGGACCGCCGTCCTGATGGTCGAGCAGAACGCGAAGGAGGCCCTGCGCCGGTGCGATCGCGGGTACGTCCTCGTCAACGGTCGAAACCGCTTCGTCGACACCGGGGACGCGCTGCTCGCCGACGAGGAGGTCAGACGGGAGTTCCTCGGCGGGTAG
- a CDS encoding ABC transporter ATP-binding protein has protein sequence MSDVGTAANPPVDDAEGSDSAVEEAARHTPRGLPLRVEDLRMEFGGITAVDGATFSVEAGSLTGLIGPNGAGKSTTFNCITGVHAPTAGHVYFQGEEITGLRPDQIANRGLVRTFQIARELHDMTVLENMMLAPRGQVGESLVRSVLPGLRGEVVEQERELYERAWETLEFFEIDHLAFEFAGNLSGGQRKLLEMARVLMTDPRMVLLDEPLAGVNPTLEKKLLRRVHDLREQGYTFLLVEHDMDVIMNNCEHIIVMHQGTVLAEGEAADIRNNEQVVDAYLGETI, from the coding sequence ATGAGTGACGTCGGGACCGCCGCGAACCCGCCGGTCGACGACGCGGAGGGTTCTGACTCCGCCGTCGAGGAGGCCGCGCGGCACACGCCCCGCGGGCTCCCGCTGCGCGTCGAGGACCTCCGCATGGAGTTCGGCGGGATCACCGCGGTCGACGGCGCGACCTTCTCCGTCGAGGCGGGGTCGCTCACGGGGCTCATCGGGCCGAACGGGGCGGGAAAGTCCACCACGTTCAACTGCATCACCGGGGTCCACGCGCCGACCGCGGGTCACGTCTACTTCCAGGGCGAGGAGATCACCGGCCTGCGCCCGGATCAGATCGCCAACCGCGGGCTCGTCCGCACGTTCCAGATCGCCCGCGAACTCCACGACATGACCGTGCTCGAGAACATGATGCTCGCGCCGCGCGGACAGGTCGGCGAGTCGCTCGTCCGCTCGGTACTCCCCGGCCTACGCGGAGAGGTCGTCGAACAGGAGCGCGAACTCTACGAGCGCGCCTGGGAGACCCTGGAGTTCTTCGAGATCGACCACCTCGCGTTCGAGTTCGCGGGCAACCTCTCCGGCGGCCAGCGGAAACTGCTGGAGATGGCCCGCGTGCTGATGACCGACCCGCGGATGGTGCTGCTCGACGAACCGCTCGCGGGCGTCAACCCGACGCTCGAGAAGAAGCTCCTCCGGCGCGTCCACGACCTGCGCGAGCAGGGCTACACGTTCCTCCTCGTCGAGCACGACATGGACGTCATCATGAACAACTGCGAACACATCATCGTCATGCACCAGGGAACGGTCCTCGCGGAGGGCGAGGCCGCGGACATCAGGAACAACGAACAGGTCGTCGATGCCTACCTGGGTGAGACGATATGA
- a CDS encoding branched-chain amino acid ABC transporter permease, with protein MSAGSLGGLDALRERIGEIDRPVLDALMVLGMMLGLYAVFAVVGSVIGFNTTGIFRLLANLTLLTAVYALAVLALNLQWGYAGLFNIGVAGFLAVGAYSFGMLSGSPTGSPPGLGLPLWLGVLGAMLVTSLVGLATAFPALRLRADYLAIATLAISEVIRLTVLSRPASQFTVAGVTLGTGGGQGFRNWPENPIEALFDSPAGDAIMGVFEAVGVTTTPPVEGFVYALVVVLVVGVVYLLLSRTANSPFGRVLKAIREDELVASSLGKDTRAFKVKVFMLGCALMGLAGILWYVYGLNAVEPASFRPDITFYVFIALIIGGSGSNTGSVLGAGLFAGVLFLLPQYLDNLLGEVGFLRGISTPSTFADAVGPLASLDVGPLVGYTIAHVDQMRFVVVGVLLVYLMQRRPEGLLGHRIEPAAAVDLRRRPEGRGAATDGGASGGESDE; from the coding sequence ATGAGCGCCGGTTCCCTCGGCGGTCTCGACGCCCTCAGGGAGCGGATCGGCGAGATCGACCGGCCCGTCCTCGACGCGCTGATGGTCCTCGGCATGATGCTCGGTCTCTACGCGGTCTTCGCCGTCGTCGGGAGCGTCATCGGGTTCAACACCACCGGGATCTTCCGCCTGCTCGCCAACCTGACGCTCCTGACGGCCGTCTACGCGCTCGCCGTCCTCGCGCTCAACCTCCAGTGGGGCTACGCCGGGCTGTTCAACATCGGCGTCGCGGGCTTCCTCGCCGTCGGCGCGTACTCCTTCGGGATGCTGAGCGGCTCGCCGACCGGGTCGCCGCCGGGGCTCGGTCTCCCCCTCTGGCTCGGCGTCCTCGGCGCGATGCTCGTCACGTCGCTCGTGGGACTCGCGACGGCGTTCCCCGCGCTGCGCCTCCGGGCCGACTACCTCGCCATCGCCACCCTCGCCATCTCCGAGGTGATCCGCCTGACGGTGCTCTCGAGGCCCGCGAGCCAGTTCACCGTCGCCGGCGTCACCCTCGGGACCGGCGGGGGCCAGGGCTTTCGCAACTGGCCCGAGAACCCCATCGAGGCCCTCTTCGACTCCCCGGCGGGCGACGCGATCATGGGCGTCTTCGAGGCGGTCGGCGTGACCACCACCCCGCCGGTGGAGGGGTTCGTCTACGCCCTGGTCGTCGTCCTCGTCGTCGGGGTCGTCTACCTCCTGCTGTCCCGGACGGCGAACTCCCCGTTCGGTCGCGTCCTGAAGGCCATCCGCGAGGACGAACTCGTCGCCAGTTCGCTCGGCAAGGACACCCGCGCGTTCAAGGTGAAGGTGTTCATGCTCGGCTGTGCGCTGATGGGACTCGCGGGAATCCTCTGGTACGTCTACGGCCTCAACGCGGTCGAGCCGGCCTCCTTCCGTCCGGACATCACGTTCTACGTCTTCATCGCGCTCATCATCGGCGGCTCCGGATCGAACACCGGGAGCGTCCTCGGCGCGGGGCTGTTCGCGGGCGTGCTCTTCCTCCTGCCGCAGTACCTCGACAACCTGCTCGGTGAGGTCGGGTTCCTCCGGGGCATCTCGACGCCCTCGACGTTCGCCGACGCCGTCGGGCCGCTCGCGTCGCTCGACGTCGGGCCGCTCGTCGGCTACACCATCGCCCACGTCGACCAGATGCGCTTCGTCGTCGTCGGCGTCCTGCTCGTCTACCTGATGCAGCGTCGTCCCGAGGGGTTGCTCGGCCACCGCATCGAACCCGCCGCGGCGGTCGACCTCAGACGGCGACCGGAGGGCCGAGGGGCGGCGACCGACGGCGGCGCGTCGGGAGGTGAGAGCGATGAGTGA
- a CDS encoding branched-chain amino acid ABC transporter permease has product MGVSDAYSRGRRLVERPATLAVTVVALVLVLDIVAKLVTGALPPQALGRYLWNGLKLGLIYGLAGIGLSLTYSILGFANFAHGEYVTVGGFAGWAVAFLVGGVSLGVTDIASLLLVQANPGTSITNTPFAIVAGLIGAIVLTVAVSLALDRIVYRPMRDQDGISLLIASVGVAFALRYLIAFVFDLNSRGVTGGTVSYNVGGLVINAHDLTLVVISVVLMLGVHLLLQRTKLGKAMRAMADNKDLARVTGIPTERVVRWTWMLGGGLAGAAGYLVVLSRGTIIFDFGWMLLLFIFAAVILGGIGSVYGAIAGGIVFGVASNVSRVWLTGQWVDFADPVAFLLLIVVLLVRPQGLFGGVTTA; this is encoded by the coding sequence ATGGGAGTAAGTGACGCATATTCACGCGGACGGCGGCTCGTCGAGCGGCCGGCGACCCTCGCGGTGACGGTGGTCGCGCTCGTACTGGTGCTCGATATCGTCGCGAAGCTCGTGACGGGTGCGCTCCCCCCGCAGGCGCTGGGACGCTACCTCTGGAACGGGCTGAAGCTCGGCCTGATCTACGGGCTGGCCGGCATCGGACTCTCGCTGACCTACAGTATCCTCGGCTTCGCCAACTTCGCGCACGGGGAGTACGTCACCGTCGGCGGGTTCGCGGGCTGGGCGGTCGCCTTCCTCGTCGGCGGCGTCAGCCTCGGGGTGACCGACATCGCGAGCCTGCTGCTCGTGCAGGCGAACCCCGGCACGAGCATCACGAACACGCCGTTCGCGATCGTCGCGGGGCTGATCGGGGCCATCGTCCTCACCGTCGCCGTGTCGCTGGCGCTCGACCGGATCGTCTACCGCCCGATGCGCGACCAGGACGGCATCTCGCTGCTCATCGCGAGCGTCGGGGTCGCGTTCGCGCTCCGGTACCTCATCGCGTTCGTCTTCGACCTGAACAGTCGGGGCGTGACCGGCGGGACGGTGAGCTACAACGTCGGGGGGCTGGTGATAAACGCCCACGACCTCACGCTCGTCGTGATCTCCGTCGTCCTGATGCTCGGCGTCCACCTCCTCCTCCAGCGCACCAAACTCGGCAAGGCGATGCGCGCGATGGCCGACAACAAGGACCTCGCGCGCGTGACGGGCATCCCGACCGAGCGGGTCGTTCGCTGGACGTGGATGCTCGGCGGCGGCCTGGCCGGGGCGGCGGGGTACCTCGTCGTCCTCTCGCGGGGGACCATCATCTTCGACTTCGGGTGGATGCTCCTGCTGTTCATCTTCGCCGCGGTCATCCTCGGCGGCATCGGCTCCGTCTACGGGGCCATCGCCGGCGGGATCGTCTTCGGGGTGGCGAGCAACGTCTCGCGGGTCTGGCTCACCGGACAGTGGGTGGACTTCGCGGACCCGGTGGCGTTCCTCCTGCTCATCGTCGTCCTGCTGGTCCGCCCGCAGGGGCTGTTCGGGGGGGTGACGACCGCATGA
- a CDS encoding GNAT family N-acetyltransferase, which translates to MEIEAARMGDADRIADLWVALAEGQRRYGSHLSAVENRGTVREAIARSIATGGLLVAREGGEVIGFVMFAPESGVYEQAVQKGVVENLYVVPERRGEGVGTALLGAAEDALRADGAAIVALDVMAANDEARRFYRRLGYRPHRVTMAKDSETDMVPRENDS; encoded by the coding sequence ATGGAGATCGAGGCGGCCCGGATGGGCGATGCGGACCGGATCGCCGACCTCTGGGTCGCGCTCGCGGAGGGACAGCGTCGGTACGGCTCTCACCTCTCGGCCGTCGAGAACCGCGGGACCGTCCGCGAGGCGATCGCCAGATCCATCGCCACCGGCGGACTGCTCGTCGCCCGCGAGGGGGGCGAGGTGATCGGCTTCGTCATGTTCGCACCGGAGTCGGGGGTCTACGAGCAGGCCGTCCAGAAGGGGGTCGTCGAGAACCTGTACGTCGTCCCCGAGCGCCGCGGCGAGGGGGTCGGAACGGCGCTCCTTGGAGCCGCCGAGGACGCCCTGCGGGCGGACGGGGCGGCGATCGTCGCGCTCGACGTGATGGCCGCGAACGACGAGGCGCGCCGCTTCTACCGCCGCCTGGGCTACCGCCCGCACCGCGTCACGATGGCGAAGGACAGCGAAACGGATATGGTTCCGAGGGAGAACGATTCCTAG
- a CDS encoding phosphoglycerate kinase gives MIRTLDDLDADGVAVGVRVDINSPIGPDGTLADDARLRAHRDTLAELADRGARVAVLAHQGRPGGDDFTTLESHAARFDDLLPAPVEYVDATFCAAARERVDALDPGTVLVLENTRFYSEEVLQFPPETAAETYLVRGLVPVLDAYVNDAFATAHRSQPSMVGFPVDLPGYAGRVMERELDALGNIEETPEPRVYCLGGAKVDDSIEVAASVLDSGLADAVLTSGVVGNSFLHASGVDLGAESTRVVNDRAGDRLAQAERLLSAYGDRIHRPVDVAVERDGERVEVPVSDLPVEEAAMDVGSGTVDAYGDVLADAGTAILNGPAGVYEDDRFAAGTCDLFEAATAAGYTIVGGGDTAAAIRRLGLDGFDHVSTGGGAALALLTGQSLPAVEALR, from the coding sequence ATGATACGGACGCTCGACGACCTCGACGCCGACGGCGTCGCCGTCGGGGTGCGCGTCGACATCAACAGTCCGATCGGGCCGGACGGAACGCTCGCCGACGACGCTCGTCTGCGGGCGCACCGCGACACGCTCGCGGAACTGGCCGACCGCGGCGCGCGGGTCGCCGTTCTGGCCCACCAGGGTCGTCCCGGCGGGGACGACTTCACCACGCTCGAATCTCACGCCGCGCGGTTCGACGATCTCCTCCCCGCACCCGTCGAGTACGTCGACGCGACGTTCTGCGCGGCCGCCCGCGAACGCGTCGACGCGCTCGATCCCGGGACGGTGCTCGTGCTGGAGAACACGCGCTTCTACAGCGAGGAGGTGCTTCAGTTCCCCCCCGAGACCGCCGCCGAGACGTACCTCGTTCGGGGACTCGTCCCCGTCCTCGACGCCTACGTGAACGACGCCTTCGCGACTGCCCACCGCTCCCAGCCCTCCATGGTGGGCTTCCCAGTCGACCTGCCCGGATACGCCGGGCGCGTCATGGAGCGGGAACTCGACGCGCTCGGGAACATCGAGGAGACGCCCGAACCGCGCGTCTACTGCCTCGGCGGGGCGAAGGTCGACGACTCCATCGAGGTGGCCGCGTCGGTCCTCGACTCCGGTCTCGCGGACGCCGTCCTCACGTCGGGCGTCGTCGGCAACTCGTTCCTGCACGCCTCGGGGGTCGACCTGGGCGCGGAGAGCACGCGCGTGGTCAACGACCGCGCGGGCGACCGCCTCGCGCAGGCCGAGCGCCTGCTCTCCGCGTACGGCGACCGTATCCACCGCCCGGTCGACGTGGCCGTCGAGCGCGACGGCGAGCGCGTCGAGGTCCCCGTCTCCGACCTCCCGGTCGAGGAGGCGGCGATGGACGTCGGCTCGGGGACGGTCGACGCCTACGGGGACGTGCTCGCCGACGCCGGCACGGCCATCCTGAACGGTCCGGCGGGCGTCTACGAGGACGACCGCTTCGCCGCCGGGACGTGCGACCTGTTCGAGGCGGCCACGGCCGCCGGCTACACGATCGTCGGCGGGGGCGACACCGCGGCCGCCATCCGCCGGCTCGGTCTCGACGGGTTCGACCACGTGAGCACCGGTGGGGGGGCGGCGCTCGCGCTGCTCACGGGCCAGTCGCTCCCCGCCGTCGAGGCGTTGCGCTGA